One window from the genome of Saccharomyces mikatae IFO 1815 strain IFO1815 genome assembly, chromosome: 6 encodes:
- the GYP8 gene encoding GTPase-activating protein GYP8 (similar to Saccharomyces cerevisiae GYP8 (YFL027C); ancestral locus Anc_8.44), which translates to MTLRYLFNIVHDSHDKDAVTREGFDSYQLSPTCSNSEKAEEQKEKKISKLLQKKDVNTLRSMGLGPLGFVNNTLRKDCWYELLKSQVHIDNTIEYMPRVDKHKDEYQVILDAERSFGGIVDQNLKSQLKRLLVELINRILRKYPMLNYYQGYHDIVCVFIMCFSWDVVEEKGLVPENDLLRDKIDMEKLTYCVEAFTLLYLRDFMMNSLDFSFEQLRVISALIKESSPEFYSVFNFDENEPLFAIGSVLTIFAHNLKPIKSGDTNLHKILFQIFDMTISLQSMHLPLIIYKNLLLQNAPEIMKQIEANSDVFENDFDLRHGVIQTVLQQKLCDESLWEEVLQITRHDSATASKKVLKRVRLNKYSTLLNTACGKPGSFKVATIIFYLNEQTKMNERYKKEKYHGVPTKSKAKALVQRLGHFLPSKYNKWSRVSLLIGIVAILYHLRTTRSLSLLLSLRYMVSTKLKDLSHMNINMRLINHIWMDPIRDILKLGHPTR; encoded by the coding sequence ATGACCTTACGGTATTTATTTAATATTGTGCACGATAGTCACGATAAAGACGCTGTAACAAGAGAAGGTTTTGATTCGTATCAGCTATCGCCTACTTGTTCAAATAGTGAAAAGgcagaagaacaaaaagaaaaaaagatatcgAAGTTGTTGCAGAAGAAGGATGTCAACACTTTGAGGAGTATGGGACTGGGTCCTCTGGGTTTTGTGAATAACACACTCAGAAAGGATTGCTGGTATGAGTTGTTGAAGTCGCAAGTCCATATTGATAATACTATAGAGTATATGCCACGAGTGGATAAGCATAAGGATGAGTACCAGGTGATACTGGATGCAGAAAGGTCTTTCGGGGGAATTGTCGACCAGAACTTGAAATCGCAGTTGAAAAGGCTACTGGTGGAACTAATTAATCGAATATTGAGAAAATACCCGATGTTAAATTACTACCAAGGTTACCATGATATTGTATGTGTTTTCATTATGTGTTTTAGTTGGGATGTAGTGGAAGAGAAGGGGCTGGTGCCGGAAAATGACTTGTTACGAGACAAAATTGATATGGAAAAGCTCACTTATTGCGTTGAAGCCTTTACACTATTATACTTGAGAGATTTTATGATGAACTCGCtagatttttcatttgaacAACTGAGGGTTATCTCTGCATTGATAAAGGAGTCTAGTCCGGAATTCTATAGTGTATTTaactttgatgaaaatgaaccTCTCTTCGCTATTGGATCCGTACTGACAATATTCGCACATAATTTGAAACCAATCAAAAGCGGTGACACCAACCTCCATAAAATCCTTTTTCAGATTTTTGATATGACAATATCCTTGCAATCTATGCATTTACCTTTAATCATATACAAGAATTTGCTGTTACAAAATGCTCCAGAAATCATGAAACAAATAGAAGCGAATTCTGATGTTTTCGAGAATGATTTTGACTTACGCCATGGTGTTATACAAACAGTGTTACAGCAAAAACTATGTGATGAGTCGCTTTGGGAAGAAGTCCTGCAAATAACTAGGCACGATTCGGCTACTGCTAGCAAGAAGGTTTTAAAAAGGGTGCGTCTAAACAAATATAGCACATTACTCAATACAGCATGTGGCAAACCGGGAAGCTTCAAAGTGGCTACCATCATATTTTATCTGAACGAACAAACAAAGATGAACGAGCgttataaaaaagaaaaatatcatgGTGTTCCAACTAAATCCAAAGCAAAGGCACTAGTTCAACGACTTGGTCATTTTTTACCCTCCAAATATAATAAGTGGAGTAGAGTTTCATTACTAATCGGTATAGTAGCTATCTTATATCATTTACGGACCACAAGATCTCTAAGTTTACTGCTCAGCCTACGCTACATGGTTTCCACGAAATTGAAAGACTTATCGCATATGAACATAAATATGCGCCTGATAAATCACATATGGATGGACCCCATTAGGgatattttgaaacttgGACACCCAACTAGATAA
- the BST1 gene encoding Bst1p (similar to Saccharomyces cerevisiae BST1 (YFL025C); ancestral locus Anc_8.46), with protein sequence MGIRRLIGGITRPIFNKIDPSGQYSRVLAARKDQGQSSTKYINKDKLAKQPYKYHVFSILGIVCICSLLLVSVLKPFNGADTPRCESIYMYPSYARIDGFDERYTPLAHKYHLYLYREQGVDQEPLNGDELQLDGIPVLFIPGNAGSFKQSRSIASACSSLYFDLNTRATLNNENVKNLDFFTADFNEDFTAFHGETMLDQAEYLNDAVSYILSLYERTSDYPHPIPQSVIIVGHSMGGIVSRVMLTLKNHIPGSISSMLTLSSPHAASPVTFDGDILKIYKNTNEYWRDQLSKNDSFFSRNVSLISVTGGILDTTLPADYASVEDLVSLDNGFTSFTTTIPEVWTPIDHLAIVWCKQLRETLARLLLESIDVSKPEKVKPLNERLQIARKLLLSGFENYSTANSKLNKPQLNLQEFSDNFFSDYATLTTNNILDIEMLNLEKWNNNYTRINIPSNISSTEHLHFMLLTSLNKPMIYFCKESMNLSCVTATDSILTVPRSSKDAEFAADSSFGESKVPFKAIAVGKNILQKYDYLMISKPTYDEYFKQETIEGHKGFLLALLSDSSAVQVIDTTPTQIMLFGEELYLDGKDIAKVITFNNLWDSLLSYKLEAKIEAKNGSIAADEALFQPFVRQWVHEPFESKWHLNVLDKSVDINMHNVAPFIPINESESRSLQLTFFVPPGMSLKAKMSINWSLTLKMLFIRYRLALASFPIAFIALVLAYQFYWYNKTSEFPSFDIMLGYIIKRHGIFMIFALFITSPIVNSKLVQRILYFLDPVGLNNPFLLSDKHMHTNFYYLGIRDWLMSTIGILFGIMTIGLLALIFKCFKFLESLITFVQRKLPNGNAESKENLDIIEPKVYDKGRLIVSLFLLLLVFLYIPYQMAFVITLIIQIATCVRITLLSNNEKRMNLLNYNITLLMLLLFVSAINIPIIIVFLHNVAIKWETSFRSHHNVLAVAPIIFLVGNNSVFKMPKSIPIDSLDGAITVIFFVYLTVFSFIYGIRNLYWIHHLVNIICAWLLFFETIH encoded by the coding sequence ATGGGTATAAGAAGATTAATTGGTGGTATAACGCGGCCCATATTTAACAAAATTGACCCATCTGGTCAATACTCGAGAGTACTTGCTGCGCGTAAGGACCAGGGACAATCTTCCACCAAATACATTAACAAAGATAAGTTAGCAAAGCAACCTTACAAATATCACGTTTTCTCGATTCTTGGCATAGTATGCATTTGCTCGCTTTTATTAGTGTCGGTACTCAAACCTTTCAACGGTGCAGATACACCTCGGTGTGAGTCTATTTATATGTACCCATCCTATGCAAGGATCGATGGTTTTGACGAAAGATATACACCATTAGCGCACAAGTACCATCTTTACTTGTATCGTGAACAAGGCGTAGACCAAGAACCTTTGAATGGTGACGAACTGCAGCTTGATGGCATTCCTGTGCTTTTCATACCTGGAAATGCAGGTTCTTTCAAACAATCTAGATCAATTGCTTCCGCTTGCTCCAGTTTGTATTTTGATCTTAATACCAGGGCAACTttgaataatgaaaatgttaAAAATTTAGACTTTTTCACGGCAGATTTCAATGAAGACTTCACTGCTTTCCACGGTGAAACAATGCTTGATCAAGCTGAATACCTAAATGATGCTGTCAGCTATATTTTATCTCTTTATGAGAGAACTTCTGACTATCCCCACCCAATTCCACAATCAGTTATTATCGTGGGTCATTCAATGGGTGGTATTGTATCTAGGGTCATGCTAACCTTGAAAAACCATATCCCAGGAAGCATAAGCTCTATGTTAACTTTATCTTCACCCCATGCTGCATCACCGGTAACTTTCGATGGTGacattttaaaaatttacaaaaacaCCAATGAATACTGGAGAGATCAATTATCCAAAAACGactcttttttctcaagGAATGTTTCGTTGATTTCCGTTACAGGTGGTATATTGGATACTACTTTACCTGCAGATTATGCATCCGTTGAAGACTTGGTTAGCCTAGATAATGGTTTCACCAGCTTTACAACTACTATTCCAGAAGTTTGGACCCCAATAGATCATTTAGCCATTGTCTGGTGTAAACAACTTAGAGAAACACTAGCACGTCTTTTATTGGAAAGTATAGATGTCTCTAAACCTGAAAAAGTTAAACCATTGAACGAGAGATTGCAAATTGCAAGAAAACTATTACTTTCGGGGTttgaaaattattcaaCTGCGAACAGTAAGTTAAATAAACCTCAACTGAATTTACAAGAATTTAGTGACAACTTCTTTTCTGATTATGCCACTTTGACAACGAACAATATCTTGGACATTGAAATGCTCAACCTCGAAAAGTGGAATAATAACTACACAAGAATAAATATTCCAAGTAACATATCCTCTACGGAACACCTGCATTTTATGTTATTAACTAGTCTGAATAAGCCTATGATCTATTTTTGTAAAGAATCCATGAACCTAAGCTGTGTAACGGCCACTGATAGTATTCTGACAGTGCCTAGGTCTTCAAAAGATGCCGAGTTCGCAGctgattcttcttttggagAGAGTAAAGTTCCCTTCAAGGCCATCGCTGTTGGAAAAAACATACTACAAAAATATGATTACTTAATGATAAGCAAGCCTACTTATGATGAGTATTTTAAACAAGAAACTATAGAGGGACACAAAGGGTTTCTTTTGGCGTTATTATCCGATTCGTCTGCTGTGCAAGTGATTGATACTACACCTACCCAAATTATGCTTTTCGGAGAAGAACTATATTTGGATGGCAAAGATATTGCGAAAGTTATTACTTTCAATAATCTATGGGATTCTTTACTATCGTATAAATTAGAGGCAAAAATTGAAGCCAAAAACGGAAGTATTGCAGCTGATGAGGCATTATTTCAGCCTTTCGTAAGGCAATGGGTTCATGAACCATTCGAGTCTAAGTGGCATTTGAATGTTCTCGACAAAAGCGTCGATATAAATATGCACAACGTAGCACCATTTAttccaataaatgaaaGTGAATCAAGATCACTACAATtaactttctttgttcCACCTGGAATGTCTCTAAAAGCTAAAATGAGTATCAATTGGTCATTGACTTTGAAAATGCTTTTTATCAGATACCGATTAGCACTTGCATCTTTTCCAATTGCGTTTATTGCACTAGTATTGGCATACCAGTTTTACTGGTACAACAAGACATCTGAATTTCCCTCCTTTGACATCATGTTAGGCTACATCATAAAAAGGCACGGAATATTCATGATTTTTGCACTTTTTATAACTTCACCCATAGTCAATAGTAAGTTGGTCCAACGaatactttattttttggatCCAGTCGGTTTAAATAATCCATTTCTACTATCTGACAAACATATGCatacaaatttttattatttggGGATTAGGGACTGGCTCATGTCAACTATTGGAATACTCTTCGGGATTATGACAATTGGACTGTTGGCTCTAATTTTTAAGTGTtttaaatttttggaaTCATTGATAACCTTTGTCCAACGGAAACTTCCAAATGGGAATGCTGaaagcaaagaaaacttGGATATTATTGAACCTAAAGTATATGATAAGGGAAGATTAATTGTatccctttttttattactgttGGTATTTCTTTACATACCGTACCAGATGGCATTTGTTATCACATTAATAATCCAGATAGCTACCTGTGTTAGAATAACACTGCTAtcaaacaatgaaaaaagaatgaactTACTAAATTATAATATAACGTTGCTcatgcttttattgtttgttAGTGCAATTAACATTCCAATCATCATTGTGTTCTTGCATAACGTTGCTATTAAATGGGAAACATCATTTAGGTCACACCACAACGTCCTAGCGGTAGCAcccattatttttttggttggAAATAATTCCGTTTTCAAAATGCCAAAGAGCATACCGATAGATTCATTGGATGGTGCAATTACCGTCATTTTTTTCGTGTACTTGACCGTCTTCAGCTTCATTTATGGAATAAGAAACTTATATTGGATACATCATTTAGTAAATATAATATGCGCCTGGTTactattttttgaaacaataCATTAG
- the EPL1 gene encoding Epl1p (similar to Saccharomyces cerevisiae EPL1 (YFL024C); ancestral locus Anc_8.47), with protein sequence MPTPSNAIEINDGSHKAGRNTRRSGSRSTHDDSLEPLSNGDSGAGASAGSSNSRFRHRKISVKQHLKIFLPNDLKHLDKDELQQREVVEIETGVEKNEEKEVHLHRILQMGGGHTKQKNYIPTPDASMTWNEYDKFYTGNFQETTSYIKFSATVEDCCGTNYNMDERDEKFLNEQVNKKDSPDILTEDEFETLCSSFEHAIHERQPFLSMDPESILSFEELKPTLMKSDMADSNLRNQLNHEINSHKIHFITQFDPISQMNTRPLIQLIEKFGSKVYDYWRERKIEVNGYEIFPQLKFERPGEKEEIDPYVCFRRREVRHPRKTRRIDILNSQRLRALHQELKNAKTLALLVAKRENVTLNWINDELKIFDQRVQLKNLKRSLNISGEDDDLVNHKRKRPVIITVEQREAELRKAELKRAAAAAAATKAKNNKRNGQLEEKSSKLTKQQQQQLLQQQQQQQQQNALKSENGKQLIPASSSSTSQPITSHVYVKLPSSKIPDIVLDDVDALLNSKEKNARKFVQEKMEKRKLEDADVFFNLTDDPFNPVFDMSLPKNFSTSNIPFASIASSNFQIDRSFYSARLPEYMKGLSDDIKIYDSNGHSRSKDSNHLNTRRIKKTELYDPFQENLEIHSREYPIKFRKRIGRANIQYIDRMPNYTTSSAKPACSLINFVDFDSVEKEQYPKEGSNKNDSINVYNSKYDEFIRLYDKWKYDSPHNEYGIKFSDEPARLNQISNDTQVIRFGTMLGTKSYEQLREATIKYRRDYITRLKQKHIQHLQQQQQQQHLQQQQQQQQQQQQQQQQQKLQNNHSSSSNSLTKLNDSLINSETKHSSSSTQQNSS encoded by the coding sequence ATGCCGACTCCTTCAAATGCTATAGAAATCAATGATGGCTCACACAAAGCTGGTAGAAATACGAGGCGATCTGGATCGAGAAGTACGCACGATGACAGTCTGGAACCACTTTCGAATGGCGATTCAGGCGCTGGAGCCAGCGCCGGGAGCAGTAATAGTCGATTTAGACATCGGAAAATATCTGTGAAGCAGCACCTGAAAATATTCCTGCCCAACGATCTGAAGCATTTGGATAAAGATGAACTGCAGCAGAGAGAAGTGGTTGAGATCGAAACAGGTGTGgagaaaaatgaagaaaaggaggTTCATTTGCATCGAATATTGCAGATGGGTGGAGGACATACAAAACAGAAAAACTACATTCCGACCCCAGATGCTTCTATGACTTGGAATGAATATGATAAGTTCTATACGGGAAATTTTCAGGAGACTACCAGCTACATCAAATTCTCCGCCACTGTAGAGGATTGTTGTGGTACCAACTACAATATGGATGAAAGAGATGAGAAGTTCTTAAATGAGCAAGttaacaaaaaagattCTCCAGATATTTTAACTGAAGACGAATTTGAAACTCTTTGTTCAAGTTTTGAACATGCAATTCACGAACGTCAACCTTTCTTAAGTATGGATCCTGAAAGtatactttcttttgaggAATTGAAGCCCACATTAATGAAATCAGATATGGCCGATTCCAATTTAAGAAATCAATTAAATCATGAAATTAATTCTCATAAAATCCATTTCATCACACAATTTGATCCTATTTCTCAAATGAATACGAGACCTTTAATTCAGCTGATTGAGAAGTTCGGCTCTAAAGTTTACGATTATTggagagaaagaaaaatcgaAGTTAACGGGTACGAAATTTTCCCGCAgttgaaatttgaaaggCCGGgtgagaaagaagaaatagatCCATACGTTTGcttcagaagaagagaggTGAGACATCCGAGGAAAACAAGGCGTATAGACATCTTAAATAGTCAGCGTTTACGGGCCCTACATCAAGAGTTAAAGAACGCCAAGACCTTGGCACTACTTGTTGCTAAACGTGAGAATGTTACTCTAAATTGGATTAatgatgaattgaaaatatttgatcAAAGGGTGCAActcaagaatttgaagagATCACTTAATATTAGTggagaagatgatgacTTGGTCAATCACAAAAGGAAGCGTCCAGTGATTATCACAGTCGAGCAGAGAGAGGCTGAACTGAGGAAGGCTGAACTCAAAAGAGCAGCTGCCGCTGCAGCTGCTACAAAGgctaaaaataataaaagaaatggccaacttgaagaaaaatcttctAAGCTGACcaagcagcagcagcagcaattactacaacagcagcagcagcagcagcaacagaACGCCCTTAAATCTGAAAACGGTAAACAACTTATCCCCGCCTCGTCTTCTTCAACGTCGCAGCCCATTACATCCCATGTTTATGTTAAACTaccatcttcaaaaattcccGATATTGTATTGGATGATGTAGATGCTTTATTAAATAGCAAAGAGAAAAACGCGAGGAAGTTCGtccaagaaaagatggAGAAACGTAAACTTGAGGACGCTGAcgtctttttcaatttgacGGATGATCCATTCAACCCAGTATTTGATATGTCGTTACCTAAAAATTTCTCCACAAGCAATATTCCATTTGCGTCTATtgcttcatcaaatttcCAAATAGATAGATCATTTTACTCCGCACGTTTGCCAGAATACATGAAAGGTTTATCAGATGATATCAAAATATACGATTCAAATGGCCATTCTAGAAGCAAGGATAGCAACCATTTGAATACtagaagaattaaaaaaacCGAACTGTATGACCCTTTCCAGGAAAATCTGGAAATTCATTCGAGAGAATACCCAATAAAATTCAGAAAGAGAATTGGTAGAGCCAACATTCAATATATTGATCGTATGCCAAATTATACAACATCGTCTGCCAAGCCTGCATGTTCTTTAATAAATTTTGTTGACTTCGATTCGgtggaaaaagaacaatatcCAAAAGAAGGAAGCAACAAAAATGACTCGATAAATGTTTATAATTCCAAATATGACGAATTTATTAGACTTTACGATAAGTGGAAGTATGATTCACCACACAATGAATACGGTATTAAGTTCTCTGATGAACCAGCAAGACTCAACCAAATTTCAAATGATACTCAAGTAATTAGATTCGGCACTATGTTAGGTACGAAATCATACGAACAGTTGAGAGAAGCTACCATCAAGTACCGTAGAGACTACATCACTAGATTGAAACAGAAACATATACAACATctgcagcaacagcaacagcaacaacatctgcagcaacagcaacagcaacaacaacaacaacaacaacaacaacaacagcagaaACTGCAAAACAATCATTCAAGTTCCTCAAACTCCCTTACAAAATTGAACGATTCGTTGATTAACTCGGAAACAAAACATAGCTCTTCTTCAACCCAGCAAAACTCATCTTGA
- the CAF16 gene encoding putative ATP-binding cassette family ATPase CAF16 (similar to Saccharomyces cerevisiae CAF16 (YFL028C); ancestral locus Anc_8.42), which translates to MVSQFAIEVRNLTYKFKESSCPAVIDINLEIPWNTRSLVVGANGAGKSTLLKLLSGKHLCLDGKIMVNGLDPFSPLSMNQVDDDESVEDSTNYQTTTYLGTEWCHMSIINRDIGVLELLESIGFDHFRERGERLVRILDIDVRWRMHRLSDGQKRRVQLAMGLLKPWRVLLLDEVTVDLDVIARARLLEFLKWETETRRCSVVYATHIFDGLAKWPNQVYHMKSGMIINKLDYSKDVEFSEIVNAKVNGQVAFDDDSNKVVISKVNSLHPLALEWLKRDNQIPDKEIGI; encoded by the coding sequence ATGGTTTCCCAGTTCGCTATTGAAGTACGCAACCTAACGTACAAGTTTAAAGAGAGCTCTTGTCCGGCAGTAATTGACATCAATCTAGAAATCCCATGGAATACAAGATCTTTAGTTGTAGGTGCCAATGGTGCCGGTAAATCTACCCTTTTGAAATTACTGAGTGGTAAGCACCTTTGTCTAGATGGGAAAATTATGGTTAATGGTCTTGACCCGTTTAGTCCCTTGTCTATGAATCAAGTGGATGATGACGAGAGTGTTGAAGATTCTACGAACTACCAAACAACCACTTATCTAGGTACGGAATGGTGCCACATGAGTATCATTAACAGGGATATCGGCGTTTTAGAACTATTAGAAAGTATCGGGTTCGATCATTTTAGAGAAAGAGGAGAAAGATTAGTTAGGATTCTAGATATCGATGTGCGTTGGAGAATGCACAGATTAAGTGACGGGCAGAAGAGAAGAGTGCAATTAGCCATGGGGCTTTTGAAACCATGGAGGGTTTTACTACTTGATGAGGTCACGGTGGACCTCGATGTTATCGCGAGAGCAAGACTTCTAGAGTTTTTAAAGTGGGAGACCGAAACCAGAAGATGTTCAGTGGTTTACGCTACACATATTTTTGACGGGTTAGCCAAATGGCCCAACCAGGTATACCATATGAAATCAGGTATGATCATAAATAAGCTGGATTATTCAAAAGACGTGGAGTTTTCCGAAATTGTCAACGCCAAAGTTAATGGTCAAGTTGCTTTTGATGACGATAGCAATAAGGTCGTTATTAGTAAAGTGAACAGCTTACATCCATTGGCACTAGAATGGTTGAAACGTGATAACCAAATTCCTGATAAAGAGATAGGTATATAG
- the STE2 gene encoding alpha-factor pheromone receptor STE2 (similar to Saccharomyces cerevisiae STE2 (YFL026W); ancestral locus Anc_8.45), translated as MSGSIPSLSDLFYDSAYNPGQSIIDYTSIYGNGTTITFDELQGLVNSTVTQAIMFGVRCGAAALTLIVMWMISKSRKTPIFIINQVSLLLIILHSALYFKYLLSNYSSVTYALTGFPQFISRSDVHVYGATNIIQVLLVASIETSLVFQIKVIFTGDNFRRIGLMLTSISFILGITTVVMYFVSAVKGMIVTYKDVSATQDKYFNASTILLASSINFMSFVLVVKLILAIRSRRFLGLKQFDSFHILLIMSCQSLLAPSVIFILAYSLKPGQGTDVLTTVATLLAVLSLPLSSMWATAANNASKTNTIISDFTTSTDRFYPGAPSSFKTDSINNDAKSSLRSRLYDLYPRRKEAISDKHSERTFVHETVNDIEKNQFYQLSTPTSSKNTKVGPLADTSYKEMESERVDVYTPDTAADEEAKRFWTEVNDNL; from the coding sequence ATGTCTGGTTCAATTCCTTCATTAAGCGACCTGTTTTATGATTCAGCATATAATCCGGGTCAAAGTATTATTGACTACACTTCTATATACGGTAATGGGACTACCATCACGTTTGATGAGTTACAAGGCCTGGTAAACAGTACTGTTACTCAAGCCATTATGTTTGGTGTCAGGTGTGGTGCGGCTGCTCTAACCCTGATTGTCATGTGGATGATATCAAAAAGTAGGAAAACACCGATCTTTATTATTAACCAAGTTTCCTTACTTTTGATCATTCTACACTCTGCACTCtatttcaaatatttaCTGTCGAACTATTCTTCGGTGACTTATGCCTTAACTGGATTTCCTCAGTTCATCAGTAGAAGTGACGTTCATGTTTATGGTGCTACGAATATTATTCAAGTGCTGCTCGTGGCTTCTATTGAGACTTCGCTAGTGTTTCAGATCAAAGTTATTTTCACGGGTGATAATTTTAGAAGGATAGGTTTGATGTTGACATCGATATCTTTCATTCTAGGTATTACTACAGTAGTCATGTATTTTGTGAGCGCTGTTAAGGGTATGATTGTGACTTATAAAGATGTTAGTGCCACCCAAGATAAATATTTCAATGCATCTACAATTTTACTCGCATCTTCTATAAACTTCATGTCATTTGTCCTGGTGGTTAAATTGATTCTTGCCATTAGATCAAGAAGATTCCTTGGTCTCAAGCAGTTTGATAGTTTTCATATTTTGCTTATTATGTCATGTCAATCTTTGTTAGCCCCATCAGTGATATTTATCTTAGCATACAGTTTAAAACCAGGCCAGGGTACCGATGTATTAACTACTGTTGCCACATTATTAGCTGTTTTGTCTTTGCctttatcatcaatgtgGGCCACAGCAGCTAATAACGCATCTAAAACAAACACCATCATTTCAGATTTCACAACGTCGACAGATAGATTCTATCCAGGTGCGCCTTCCAGTTTCAAAACTGACAGTATCAACAATGATGCCAAAAGCAGTCTTAGAAGTAGATTGTATGACTTATATCCTAGAAGGAAAGAAGCAATATCAGATAAGCATTCAGAAAGAACTTTTGTTCATGAGACTGTGAACGACATAGAGAAGAATCAGTTCTATCAGTTGTCCACACCTACAAGTTCAAAAAACACAAAGGTAGGACCACTTGCTGATACAAGTtataaagaaatggaaagtGAACGTGTAGACGTATACACTCCCGATACAGCTGCTGATGAAGAAGCGAAAAGGTTTTGGACTGAAGTTAATGATAATTTATGA